The sequence below is a genomic window from Bradyrhizobium septentrionale.
TATCGGCAGGGCGGAAATCGGCCTGATAGCGCACGACCGACAGGCTGTCCGGCGCACCGCTTTGCCGCGCGTCGAGATAGCTTGCGGGGTCGAACGGCAGCAGCACCGGAATCGGGCTGCGCGCGATGCCGGGGAACAGCGGCGACGTCACCGCGTTCAGCTGCACCAGTGCGGGGGTCGCGCGCGGATCGGTGGCCGGGACGCGGCGTTGGCCGGCGAAGGTGAAGTTGGAGGCAATGGCCGGGCGGGCGCTCATCTCCTGCCGGAGCTGGTCGAGCACCGCGCGCCATTCGACCCGCATGGCCGAGATCGACGGCGTTCGGAATTCGTCGGCATGAGCGCCGGGAGGAGGCGAGAGCAGGACTGCCAGCCAGCAACTGATGAAGCTGACAACCTTCCTGTTCACTGCACCCCCCGGCTCATGTCTGACCGCCAGAGAGATTAGAGCAAGATCCGGAAAAGTGCGTAGCAGTTTTCCGGAAAGTTTGAGCTTAAACAACAATCCGATGCGCGATGATGATTCACTTCAAATCCCACCGCGCCTCAGCGCTTAGTCCTTGGCGCGTTCAACGTACGAACCGTCCTCGGTCATGACCACGATGCGCGTTCCGGCGGCAACGTGCGGCGGCACGCCGGTGCGCACGCCATTGGACAGGATCGCGGGCTTGTAGGACGAGGAGGCGGTCTGCCCCTTGGTCACCGGCTCGGTCTCGACCACTTCGAGCGTCACGCGCTGCGGCAGCTGGATCGCGACCGGATTGCCCTCGTGCATCGAGAGCTTCACGGTCATGTTCTCCTGCAGATAGGGCGAGGAGGAGCCGACGATCTCCTTGGAGACCTGGACCTGATCGTAGTTGTCGTTGTTCATGAAGTGGAAGCCGTCGGCGTCTTCATAAAGGTAGTTGTAGTTGTGGTCTTCGACGGTGGCCTTCTCGACCTGGTCGGTGGTCTTGTAGCGCTCCGAGACCTTCACGCCGTCGCCGATGCGGCGCATTTCGATCTGGCTGACCGGGGTGCCCTTGCCGGGATGAATGTTCTCGGCGGACAAGACCACATAGAGCCGGCCGTCCTGCTCGATGATGTTGCCCTTGCGGATGGAACTGGCGATGACTTTCAAAGGTGTTTTCCTGAATTTGGGAGGCGGGGGCGCAAACCGGATGGCAGCCCCTCGGCCATGGCGGCGATTTCGGGCTGCAACATACT
It includes:
- the efp gene encoding elongation factor P; this encodes MKVIASSIRKGNIIEQDGRLYVVLSAENIHPGKGTPVSQIEMRRIGDGVKVSERYKTTDQVEKATVEDHNYNYLYEDADGFHFMNNDNYDQVQVSKEIVGSSSPYLQENMTVKLSMHEGNPVAIQLPQRVTLEVVETEPVTKGQTASSSYKPAILSNGVRTGVPPHVAAGTRIVVMTEDGSYVERAKD